The Rosa chinensis cultivar Old Blush chromosome 7, RchiOBHm-V2, whole genome shotgun sequence DNA segment TTCCCGTACTTACCTGATCGATTCTGTTCATACCAGTAAGTTTCCTTCTCTATCTCGTAAATAATGGCTTAATTAATCAGTTGAAACTATTTCCTTTGACTGATCGTGAAAAAGCTCGCAACTAGCAGCATGAAACATTTCTCTGAcgcttttctttttatttccacaattttgtatagcttttttctttttgaaaggaAGGATGACCAAACAATTCTGTGTAGATTAGCTAGGTAATAGCTTTTTCACTGTAGAACAATAACAACAATATTAATAATTGATACGAAACTTCTACTATACATGCATGTATGATAAACAAAACCTGTTTTGACTTCACAAGGACATAACCAAATAGAGAAACTAAACAAGTAAGTGAGCTTTTTAATTAGCATTAGACTGTACAGGGATAACTAAAACAGATAAATCAAGAGCTGATGTTGCATGTGGAATAATCCGAACTCATAATGTGGAACCAACTTTTTTGACTAGTTACTTTAATTCGATACATTTACTCTTCAAGTTTGGTTGGTTAATATATGCATGTAAGTAAATACAGCTAGCTGCTAATTACTTCATTAACTCAGCAGTAGATTTTAGCTATGGCTTTTACCCAACTCAAGACACTTGACATTTCACTTTACCCTCTTCTAGCCTATATATACATAGTCAAGTACCAACATATACACACAGTCAATTACTCTCATGCTCACTAGTTTCTTACCAAAACCCTCCCTTGCTAAAAATGAGTTCCATGACTACAATTCTTGTCATTGCAATATGCTTTGTTCAAGCCTTGTATGCAGGCCTCTCCATCATTTCAATCCTTGCACTAAGGCAGGGCATGAGCCACTACACCTTTGTGGTGTATCGTATGGCCATTGCAACTGCCTTGGGAAGTCCACTGGCATGGTATCTAGAGAGACATTCTAGGCCTACAATGACCATCAAGGTCATGGAAAAGATCATGCTGCTAAGCTTGTTTGAGTGAGTATTTTTTCCTTCATTGCAACaattttttcctttgtttcagtgAGCCTGTTTCTAATCCTCTGTTTTTAATAATTGGCAGCCCTGTACTGGACCAAAACTTGTACTATGTGGGCATGGAGAACTCCAATGCCACATTCACATCGGCCATGTGCAACATGCTTCCGGTGTTTGCATTTGTCATGGCCTGGATTTTCAGGTATATTCACACTCAACACTCTAACTCAATCTAACTCAGACTCTTACTCACCAATTGTTTTCCTAATGCAGGTTGGAGAATGTGGACTACAGACACCCGAGGGGATTGGCCAAGGTTCTAGGAACCTTGGTTTATGTGGTAGGAGCAATCCTCCTTACCATGGGCAAGGAACCATGAGAAAAATCATTCTTCACAGCCCAAAGTCAAGGGTGCTATCTTCCTAACACTAGCCTGCTTCTGCTGGTCCTGTTTCATAGTCCTACAAGTAAGTGTATGCAACTCTTAATCAATCAAAATTTATATTCGATATCTATTGTTAGTTATTGACACATGCATCTGATTTACACACATGCAGGCCAATGTACTCAAGTCCTACCCCTGCAAGCTCTCTCTCATGCTTTGATTTGCTTCTGGGGTATGGTGGAAGGAGCAGTGGTGGCTATTGTGGTTGAAAGGGAAAATTCAGAAGCATGGTCCATACACTTCGACTTCAAGTTGCTCGCAGCTGTTTATGGGATGAGGAAAACTTTTAATGGTCTTTTACTTCTTATGCTACACTTTATAAGTTTTAACTTGCGTTTGAAATAATTTGCAGGCTCTTCTATCAGGGGCTGTATATTATGTCATGGGGCTGGTTGTGACGAAGAAGGGAACAGTTTTCTACTCTGCCTTTAACCCCTTGGCCACCCTGCTTGTGGCGATTTTGGGATCATTTTTTCTGGCAAAACAATTGTATACTGGAATTTATGAATGTTTTCCCGCTCCTATGTATATGTTTTCATTACTGTTTTACTGAAGTAATTTTTCCCTCAACTACGTATTTATATCTATGATTTCATTACTCTATTACTGTAGTCTCATCGGAGCTGTAACCATTGTGGGAGGCCTCTATCTTGTTCTTTGGGGAAAAGCAAGAGATCAGCCTCCCTCTTTGAATGCCAATGTGGAAGAACCAACTGGAACCCCAACAATAGACGATTAAGTTTGAAGTTTGTTTAGCAAGACAAGGCGGATTCTGAATAGCAAGAACCACAGAGATTAACAGATATCGCAGTGCTAAAAGATTCCTAGCCACTTCACGAATATTATCAGCtcttagtctttttttttttttttttttgaagtgtaA contains these protein-coding regions:
- the LOC112178242 gene encoding WAT1-related protein At2g39510, with protein sequence MSSMTTILVIAICFVQALYAGLSIISILALRQGMSHYTFVVYRMAIATALGSPLACPVLDQNLYYVGMENSNATFTSAMCNMLPVFAFVMAWIFRLENVDYRHPRGLAKVLGTLVYVVGAILLTMGQCTQVLPLQALSHALICFWGMVEGAVVAIVVERENSEAWSIHFDFKLLAAALLSGAVYYVMGLVVTKKGTVFYSAFNPLATLLVAILGSFFLAKQFLIGAVTIVGGLYLVLWGKARDQPPSLNANVEEPTGTPTIDD